A single window of Lutzomyia longipalpis isolate SR_M1_2022 chromosome 1, ASM2433408v1 DNA harbors:
- the LOC129795374 gene encoding uncharacterized oxidoreductase dhs-27-like, with translation MSDTEEDSASSDSWPVNEDWLIDIIKEHHKTASNVKITDFSVKPGSHDGVSNLSDILAVSVDYDIENETEDGARLEIIIKLLPHDPFSRYFVTEAQFDLREIKFYTKILPDLLEFQKNNLSPGETPLRISVPKCLHTHYVAGSFHTTEQHDEENSPEPPESILVLQDMRPFGYKSAHFIKGLTLEEAESAIRAIAAVHALSLGMKTKHKIDLNEKYPFLFQTARATDSYQQLVEQGLPQLTRFLERQPGHQKEMQALTDIRPKTRTLIANLLQPVEPMGLITHTDFWCNNLLFRESIQPESDDNCVVLDWQMVTYSRPTNDIALLLISSLPSKIRREYTSKLLDLYYNTMKINCAKFSIDLEIDLQYDREKLQRDYKKSQLLALLLCVGSVDVAIGNVEAEQRLLDVLQDFFAEGILTSEAEFI, from the exons ATGTCAGACACGGAGGAAGATTCCGCAAGTTCCGACAGTTGGCCCGTGAATGAAGATTGGTTGATTGATATCATCAAGGAGCACCATAAAACAGCATCCAATGTCAAAATAACC GATTTTTCCGTGAAACCCGGCTCACATGATGGTGTCAGCAATTTGAGTGACATCCTAGCCGTATCGGTGGATTATGACATTGAAAATGAGACAGAGGATGGTGCCCGTTTGGAAATAATCATCAAATTACTGCCTCACGACCCATTCAGTCGATACTTTGTGACAGAAGCACAATTTGATTTGCGTGAAATTAAGTTCTACAcgaaa ATATTGCCTGATTTGTTGGAGTTCCAGAAGAATAACTTATCCCCCGGAGAGACACCCTTGAGAATAAGCGTCCCAAAGTGTCTCCATACACACTACGTAGCTGGAAGTTTTCACACAACTGAGCAACACGATGAGGAGAATAGTCCTGAACCACCAGAGAGTATATTAGTTCTACAAGATATGAGACCTTTTGGCTACAAG TCGGCTCACTTTATCAAAGGATTAACACTTGAGGAGGCTGAAAGTGCTATTAGAGCCATTGCAGCCGTACACGCCTTATCGTTGGGAATGAAGACAAAGCACAAAATAGATCTCAATGAGAAGTATCCGTTCCTCTTTCAAACCGCCCGCGCTACTGATAGTTACCAGCAGCTTGTTGAACAAGGATTGCCACAGCTGACACGTTTCCTCGAACGGCAACCTGGGCATCAGAAGGAAATGCAAGCCTTAACGGATATACGTCCCAAAACACGAACACTCATTGCCAATCTCCTCCAGCCAGTTGAACCAATGGGTCTCATCACACACACTGACTTTTGGTGCAACAATCTCCTCTTCAGGGAGTCCATTCAACCAGAAAGTGACGACAACTGTGTTGTACTCGATTGGCAGATGGTCACGTACAGTCG CCCTACAAATGACATTGCACTCCTACTCATCTCATCACTTCCGTCCAAAATACGACGAGAGTATACGTCGAAGCTGTTGGACTTGTACTACAACACAATGAAgataaattgtgcaaaattctcaattgatCTGGAAATTGATTTGCAATATGATCGtgagaaattgcaaagagattACAA GAAATCTCAACTATTAGCTCTACTACTGTGCGTGGGTTCAGTCGATGTGGCAATTGGCAATGTAGAAGCTGAACAGCGTCTATTGGATGTTCTTCAGGATTTCTTTGCCGAAGGCATATTAACGTCAGAAGcagaattcatttaa